The genomic segment ccagGGGTGCGCACCGGCCTCGAATCCCAAGGAAGGAGCTCTGGGctataagaggaggaacgatggcagaggatgCCGAGAGAGGACTGGTCCggacatattgttttacttttgttttcagtttttaaagcgattagttgacttaacttaaaaaaaagtgaatgaactcattgtttataaaacaataagttgattttactttaatgATGTAAACGATTCACATATTAATAATTCAAATGGTGCACATGTTTCATTTACTTAAAGGTTCAGTAGGTGATGTGCCTAAATGCTAAACGGTTAGCATAATATCTGTCAAATacaaaatttactttaatcattactattggaacaTGAAGAGACGTTCaagcagcacaacaaaaatgtttctgaaaacaatcacctactgcacctttaatactttttaaacaaaagtgtttactcacttttttaggtAAGGTCAACTGATGGCTTTTTATAGAGTAGAGACAAATGATATGGCTTTGAACGTTCAAAACCCAATCGAAGATTCCAAAGTTGATCTTTAGTATGTCAACAATATATATCCTGTctgatacccccccccccccccacccaccccTTTGCTTCTTTCCCCATAtttagcctaataataataataataataatccagtcACCTTTGCTGAAGTCTGAAAGCACCCAGTAAACCCCTTCTCCTGGCAGAGCTTCTCCAGAAGGGATGCGTTCCTCCGGCTCACTTTAGTCTCATCACATTTATTAGCCAGCAGAACAGCAGGGATTGGATGGCCATTTTTCAACATTACTTGACAATCGAGTTCACGTTTCCAGTTCAGAGCCCCATCCAGCGATGAGCCGTTTGTCAGGTCGTATACTACAAAAGCACCACTGGATCCCCTAAAGTACACACGATTCAGTCCTCGCACACGCTCTTgacctaaataaacaaacactgttAATCAGAAAACACCACATTATGCTTTAAGATGCAGACGGAGTCTTCCGgtttgacaaagaaagaaaaacatgatGTATTTCAGCTTAATATGGCATGGGATATTTTATtgccagggcccggtttttcaaaaggtttaatctggataaaattgatccagatttagtaatcctgtttttgcgatccgtgatcacataatccagcttactttttgagccagtttttcaaagcaacatcggattggatcaatctgatccgaataggaacttttcaggatcactaaatctggataaccagtgctcaaacaggataggacatcacaatgtagaactatagatatgtaaagagcgagtagaatagccagcgtggggccaatataactttatttttatttgaaatgaaaactaaaaagaatttaataattattaaaataataataaataataaaaacaagaaaaaccccaccccatcctctttcagcagtccactcatctgagacctacaacactgtacattgaggatatttataataagtttcaaatatagatgtaaatcaaaaaaagacttaatgtcaaaaactcaacaataatttccgacttcctcatctgatgtggagagaccagcttgtctgagcgtagcctttaggaggcgaatctcaagtcattggccttggtttgctgcagtttggttagagtcagttgtttctctgccagacgaagctgtgcttctgccctttcagtctctttttgcaattgttgaaagtgatttcaaATATCagcgattgccattctttgcaattttttttttgttattctgtaatcattgcatgcatcactaataaatattctaaaaagaaaaatattttccattgtgatgaatatatatatcaattagtgacagaataaaattgattgtttttggtcagttttgacagctgtttgggggattattttatgaggccaaactctttctactttgctgtaggcctatactgaaaggctgaatacgttaaagcctatacttactatagcctgacagatgaacaaataaaattaaaaccttatgaataaatagtatatctcgtaagatactgcatgatccaaaaatagtattgtttaatacattttttaagttttcattacattttggacatgaaatccacgctaaatccacccttctgatgggatcagtttaatccaggatttttggatcaaagtgatccagatcctacaaaagaggtctgaaaaacccaaactaaaggtttgatccggatcaaaaccaagattggattacgtgatctaatccgattacgtaatccgttttttcttttgaaaaacccattttcaaaatTTGAttcaatcccttatccaaaatcctagtggattacttttgaaaaaccgggccctggataTTAAGGTCaataaatagttaataattaACAGACATTTGTCGTCATTCTTGCCTTTATACAGTACCATTTACTCAACATATTAAAGTCTGAGTTGATGATCTACAACAAATGTAACCAACAAAATTCTACAAATGATGATTAAAAGACTTACCAGCTATATCCCAAAGCTGCAATCTCACTCGTGTGTGAGCGTCCCAATCGATAACCTTCATAGAAAAATCCACACCTATACTGGTTTTCAACTCCTCGTAAAACTGATTCCTCACATAGCGTTTAACAAAGCTGCTCTTCCCAACTTTATGGTCTCCAATCAccaaaactttaaataaatgttcagtGCATCCTAACTCTGAGTCTCCTGACATTTTCCTCATCAGAAAAGAATGACCTAGTTCAGACTTCACATCTGCTGGCTGGCTAACACAGAGTTTTCAGCATGAAAACGGTAAAACAAAGTTAAACCAAAGGTCAAAGTTCATCCATTTTAAGCACAGCTTGTATAAAGTGACAGCGAGACACGCAGGTGTTGTAGACAGTTCTTTAAGATGGTCATATGAAAGCAATAACTGGTCACACTTTGGGAAATTATTAACTAAACATCTATTGCAGCAACAACCCTGAGAgcttatttacaaaaatgtacagtTTGTATCATAAACCTAATAAAACATGCTCACTGAAATGTTAATGGGGTCCTATTATGCCCTTTTTCCAAACTAATGTCAGTTTCACGAGACATCAGAATGTGCCTGTTAAGATAAAGCTCAAAATACAGATTATTTCTTATAGCATTCTACACATGTCTCTTTTTGGGtggtctctttaaatgcaaatcagcAGCTACTTTCCGCCCCCTTtcccagaagagggcggagcttttATATCATGTCCCTCAGCTACTCcagcaacaacaaataaaacatctgcGTGTTGTATTGTCAGCAATCTTtgtggaaagttacttttgaatgCATCACAATactgagttactcccccaaaaaagtTACTTGTGGctttaattagttactttttatggaaagtaatgtgcCACGTTACTTTTGATcccatatatacagattaataaaggtttaaagcaatgcatttgctatttttgtacattttaccTCTGTCCGTTAATACATTCCCATTTTCcttaactttcattcattcattcattcattcattcattcattttcttatcggcttagtccctttattaatccagggtcgccacagcggaatgaaccgccaacttatccagcacattttgacgcagcggatgcccttcctgttgcaaccctctgggaaacattcacacacacacacactcatacactacagacagttttagcctacccagttcatctgtaccgcatgtctttggactgtgtgggaaaccagagcacccggaggaaacccacgcaaacgcagggagaacatgcaaactccacacaaaatttccaactgacccagccgaggctcgaaccagcgaccttgctgtgaggcgacagcgctacctactgtgccactgcgtcaccttccTTAGCTTTCATGCGTTCAAAATAACGAGAATACGTCCATCGCAGAAATGTAAgctctgccatcttggtttctgtctgttcctgtgTTCTCTCGTTATGTGCATGATTCAACATGACTGCGGATTTTAAGTcagcaatttattattatttttaaacaaattaattaaactaaaataactcaaatattattacttttttaagtaatgGGTTACTTATTAATTAGAACAGTAGTATTATTACGTAACtcgcgttacccccaacactgattGTCAATTTAAACTATTGATATAGTTTTCTGAGAGAAGCTGATTGGTTCAGCTAGATGATTGGCTCAACTagatttggcccagatgttaaaagtTTATATGTGGGCCATGCaagtttggcctgtcttgaccgacatttaaaacacattaaaaatatttttgagtaaagaagaAAAATCCACTAATCAGGTCGCTTAGAAAAAACACGCCCATTGTGTGCTTAAAGCACAATTCTTCATAGGCttttcaatttcattgcaatcctgacacaccaacctatctgacCCAGTTCaagcccagttatgagttattaacgtggctgagacttgacccagatatggtccatgtttggccttgGTCTGGAAGACAGTTTTGGTCCattcatgtaccgtaattcactacggcatgtgggccaagcataacctgattgtgtgggccagagctatGCCAGAGAAAGTTTGGTGTGTGGGATGACATGGTCTCCAGAAGACCAGTCAGAGAGAGACGATGGATAGCAGTTCCTCCATTTTTTTAAGCTTGTGTCAGTTCATTTATACTGAAACAAGCGTTTCCAAACTAAAATGGGGTCTTAAAGGTACAGTATGATTAACACCTAGTGTTTGAACTAAATACTGCAGTCTAACTTTAAAATATTGGAGAATTTTTTTCACACTCTGTCGACAACTTGACACACATGCAGGTTGCCAATCGAGCCCTAAACTTTAAGCTGATCAGTTAATGTTTGCGCTTCAAAtatttatttgctaattatttgttaaaaaaaaaaaaaaaaaaactcataaatccAATGTCATATGTTGGAAGCTGCTACAGAGGTTGAATTTACTAAAATTAAATACCCAAAATAGAATTGGGTGAACAGCCAGTGGGCGGAGTTACACAAACCCAAACAAAGACAGATTCTGACATGGAATGCACATTTTATATCAGAATTACTGACGTTTGCATGGTTTTTAATCAAACATATTATGATTTTATGCTTATCATATTTATGCTTTAAAGGAgtcaaaaagcttacagcacctttaattcaCATTAAGAGTGGATGCCAGGTGTAACCGTAATAAAAcctgttcatttttaaaacaaaaatgcactagtgtaaacggcaCCTTGGAGTTATTGAGAACTTGTTACTTTGCAAATCTTTTTCAAGCTCAAACAGAAACATTATGAAATCAAGCAAGCGTA from the Danio rerio strain Tuebingen ecotype United States chromosome 17, GRCz12tu, whole genome shotgun sequence genome contains:
- the rab32b gene encoding ras-related protein Rab-32, whose translation is MRKMSGDSELGCTEHLFKVLVIGDHKVGKSSFVKRYVRNQFYEELKTSIGVDFSMKVIDWDAHTRVRLQLWDIAGQERVRGLNRVYFRGSSGAFVVYDLTNGSSLDGALNWKRELDCQVMLKNGHPIPAVLLANKCDETKVSRRNASLLEKLCQEKGFTGCFQTSAKENINVDEAAKFLVKHILQINEESMKEEEQKIHLKPQTNTNSVCC